The sequence below is a genomic window from Etheostoma cragini isolate CJK2018 chromosome 20, CSU_Ecrag_1.0, whole genome shotgun sequence.
agaAAATGCTGCTTGCTGAATCTGTTGGTCGTTCCACTACTTTGTTCTAGACTGAAACTCCAACTATTAGATGGattgctgtgacattttgtagacATTTGTTGTCCCCAGAGGATCTGTCCTACAGACATTTGGGATCCTCTTTaatttagtgtgtttttttactgactGCAGTGACTGAGTATAGACAGTTAAATAACCAAGAGGATAAATTTAAAGCATGACTTAACTACCCCAGGTCAGCAGTAGacagtttgtttgattttaaagaTACCCACAGTATATCTTGGAGTAAATTGAGTTAGTGTTAAAAGCATTTctaataaaaagagaaacaacagtTTCACATTCAATGCTTCGACACTGACTTGAAAGGGTGGTGCAGTAGGTAAGTGACGCCATAAAGTACTTCTACACTTAGTGACCTGTTTGTGTAAAGACACACCAGGGTCTTACCAACTCCATCTGGATCAAAAGGCTCGTGTTATCTGTGCAAAGGGCATAAATAAAGCTTAGTCATCTGCACCAATGCGCATTTTTATAACGAAATAAAGGGGGGGGGACAGGGATTTTTTCAATTAAAGAAAATTCATTAAAGAAAATTCTAAAACTATTTCTTTACTGTAAGATGGTCTTTAATGCACCGGTTCCCATATTTAACAACACTGAGTGCCATTTGTTCCCATTCAAATCATTCCCACTCTATTGAGTGTGAAGCTTCATTTAATACAGTGACATAAGGTCTCCTCTCATCTAGGTTCATTGTTCAATGAGCATCTTCAGCCTGCTAGTCACAGGTTTGATGGCACCCTATCAGTCCCATTAGGATACCACTCTAGATGAATCACTTCCAGGTCATTTGGCTTGCACAGGTGATAGGTGATGGATGATTAAGATGTGCGTATGAACTTGTGCGTTAGATACAAATAGAAATGGATTAAGGAAAGGGgggaaatattttaattttgggCTAATTGTTTTTGGTATTGTCCTAATTGTGACACAAGGCgtccctgtgtctgtcttcccagatgtttcagaaaaataaatacattggaAACGTTACATCAGATGTTCGTGTGTGCTCTATGTGTTGTTGCAATGTGACAACTCTTCATAGGGACTTCCTGTTTAGATTACCGTATGAGCAGGAAATAACATGCTGTTTGATTGGTGAACTGGCCGCCCTCAGTGTGACGTAAATGGGTTGGCTTGTGCAAAGGTCGATTACTGCTCCTTGACATTGGTTCTCCTCCTGAAGGATATTTCTTATACAAttcttttgtgtctgtttgtattcAGGGGGAGTGTGGTTATGAACAGGAGCTTATTCCTTACCTCCACAAAGCGGAGGCTGTTGGCCATGTGAAGAAAAGGCAGAAGAAACAGAAAGGCACAAAGACCTGCACTACAACTACCAACAACAAAGCCAAACCGTCTCACTCAACGCTGTCTGATCTGGAATGCATTGACGATGAAAGAGACTGGGAAAAGACACTCGGAAAGAACACAGTTTCCACATTTGCTGAGGCAAATCAAAGCCGTCCTGTTGAACATGATACTGAGGCGCCTTATGATATCATCACTGATCACCCAGGACCTGAGGCAATTTGTCATCTTCTGTCTAACAATAACTGTCCAGAAACTGACATGGACGATGAATATGCCGTTATTAATGAGGATGTCGTAGAGTCAGAGCACACCGTTTCAGACAAAATCACACAATGTATTACAAAAGttgatgaagaggaagatgtTGAACTTCAAGCCATGTTCTACCTCCCTAAATGGGATTCAGCACCTCCTCCCTCCTTTGCTAAATTTGTCCCAGGAAGAGAGCAGAGTCTCCAGGTTATCCTTGCCAACGTGGCAGAGCTCCTGTCCCGATCGCCACCGTCACCGACTGTAGATTTAGAGTCCCACATGGATGCTCCATcacttccttcctctcctcagAGGCCTCATCAGCCATTTCAGGTCAACTTTACCCTGGATGTAGATGATAACGATGACGATGATGAAATGATAAGTTGCCAAGACGATAGCCCCCTGAGGGCGGACACAGACAAGCCTCCAGTTGTTAAAGAGGATAGTAAAATGTATCATGAATGGCCTCATCGGGATGAGCAGCAGATCGTCAGCTGGGGCAGCAAAGCAGCAAATAGTCCGACCTGGGATGAAGTTTttggggagaaagaggggaatgACAATCATGAAGATAATAGCAGAGAGACAAGCAATTACAAGGGAATGAACAGTAAGAATGATGGCAcagcagaggaaaaagagagtTGTTTGGACGATGTTAGGAATGAGGAAATGCCTGCCTTAACACATGGAGGTGGGAAAGACGACTCTCAGTGCAGAGCTCACATGGACGTGAGCATGGATCTGTTTGGGGATGACGAGGCCTTCTTGCAGATCACCATCCCGGACATCTCCACTCCTGGCATCACAGCCAGAACATCCTCAAGTGCCGGAGACATTGCTAATAGCACTAAAAAGATGTCCAATGCTTCACACTCGCATACCCCAACAAACCCATTTAAAACTATGCACACAATTGGTAGATTAAACACAGCGCACACAGATGATTTAGCACACACAACGCACATAACTCATACTCCACATGCCAAGCTGATAACTCAGAGCGCAAATACCCATAGCACTGCAGAGACTAAACGCACAGCAGCACCAAGTGAACCTGCAACAGGCAAATCAAAAACGGACATGGCAATTACAGCTCATTGTAAATCTCCCACAATTCCACAAAACACTGAGTCAATTGACAGCTCCCACAACTACCTCTCTGTCAACTTTGACCTCGGCTATTCACTTGAGGATTCTGATGAAGCGGAAGAAGAGGCTGTTCCTGCTCCATGTATGTTGACCTCTCCACAGCCTAAAAAGCAGGCTGACTCTACAGCGTCTTTTCCAGCCGTCTCCAACTCTTCGACTCCCTACAGCTTCCATAGACAGAGAATGCCTCCGCAGTCCAATGGATCCAGGTTATCTACACCAAAACTGTTGTCAGggcagaggaggacagaggcGTCCTCTCCTCTGGCTCTGCCTTTGGTGTCTAAAGGGGGTGAACTACCATCTCCAATCCCATCACAAGGAGTCAGGCGGATGCTCATGCCTGGCTACAACGGGCCTCACACCCCGTCTTCAGTCCCCAGCTTAAAACGGAGACGACTGGAGGAGAACTCCCCTCCTCATCCAGGTTGGTAAAAAATAGAATTTCTAAACATCAAATTTGATTTGGTTTACTTTGTTTTGCCCTGCTCCATTTTTCAACCTGCTGTCGAGATCTCTGCCTGTTGCTTTCTGACTTACCTTCTTTGTTAGGGGAGTGCGACAGTGACAGTGAGGATGAAGTCTTGGTTCATAAAAGAAGACATCAGAACAAGGTCAAACTCTTGTCATCCCCAGAAGTGGTGAGCAAGGCCGGTTGATAATAGAGCTGCAACTATAATgactatttgttttattaatttatgaaTCTGCTGATGTTTTTGGATTATATCACTTGTTCTATAGAATGTCAGAAAAGCGAGAAATGTCTTGTTGTGTCCCGAACATCaatccaaaaccaaaagatattcagtttactctCACAGAAGAGTAAGAACCAGAAAATATTCACCTAAACAAGTAATCAGTTCTCAAAATGGCTGCTGAttgattttctatttaaaaattcgctaatctttttcttttataaaatgaatgagATACAAATAGTCTATGTTGTGGTACAAAAACAACGACCAAGACAGGAAATATCTGATTCAGATGGCTCAGGCTGCAGTTGTCATGGCAACCAGCTTGGAGGCAGTTTAAGCATTTGTAGCTGAAATGTCTTGGCAAAACATATATTGATAAATCTCTATGAGAATCACATAACCTGCACTTTTtacatgtagtgtgtgtgtatatatgtgaaatgtaaaatgtattgtctCTGCTAGTCAAAGCTCTCCAGTGATGTGGACTCCCCGGTGGTTGTGAAGAGGAAACGCACAGTTGCTCTTAATACTGTAAGATTCCTTTCATTTGCAGTAAATTATACCACATGGTTCAATGTATTCAACACATTGGATTTGATATACTACTTTCACTCAATGGATTGCTTTTAATAATTCCCTCAAGATCTAATGGTTTGATAAAATGCAACTTCATGAACCATTAATGTGTACGGCATTTGACGAGCTAGTTCTTCTCCTTTGTCTCCAGTCAGATGAAATGCAGGGCGAAGGTGTTTCTGATGATGATTTCCAGAGTGAATCTGGGTTCACGCGCAGAGCCACATCCCACGGGGCCGAGAGGCAACGAGTCCAACGGGGCAAAGCCAAGGTCTGTGTAACAGAAGATGGCTCTGCAAACCCATCTGAATCTGAAGCGTATCATTTAtttctcatgtttttatgtcaCAGCATGCAATGAACGCCACCTGTGTAGATTCAAACacagcttttagtttttttggttgGTGGAAAAATGTAAACGTGTGTTACTTTTTGTCATTGCTACAGAGTTGCGAGGGCAGAAACTTGATTataatgtatatcatttttagtaaatcttatctattttttttgaaaatcttaGCCCCATTCTCCTATGTTTGATCTTTATATCTGGAATAACTGATTGGTTTTCGGACCACCTGGTGGGAGCCGAAACAAGTtatgaacacaacattgacatattatcTATCACCTTTGACGTTGATATGgcaaacatatatacagtacacatccagcagttgtggagcaacattatcattcatttacagttgtctttctggccacctgatgaatgtcAGTCCAATATCATGCCATTTATAGCCAGGGATATCTCTGTTTGTGGTGTCTACCGATTCCTCAGGGAAGTATTTTTAGCTATTTAATGCTCCACCATGTCACTTTAGTAGTCTGCCGTTACAGGttgtgtacagtgggttttagGAGTTTTTACATTGAACATATCGGCCTGCTGCGGAGTAAACCccaacagtaaagttgtggggtGAACAGCTAAACAACGAGCTGAAACTCACTATAGATTTGTACAGCTGAGGGGAGCTGCAGGTTGGAGTGGTAATTCTCAGGTTCATCACTACAAGCGACCCCTttcacattgtcacattgtAATTTGacacattattatattaaacatattaattatatagcccctttaaaaacacataaaagtaGCTGCTGCTGGTTGTCTCCTTCATTCAAATTACaatcataaaacatttcagacctGTTTTACATCCGTCTGAAAAAGACACCTCCTACTTACACATAAATGTCAGGTTTATAAATATTTGTCAGACACCTTCAGCATCCATCAACCTTGACATTTTCCATTGTTCCTCTCTCAGCAGCCCGTATGTCGAAAAGGGCGCCAGTTCCTGGATGAAGAAGCAGAGCTGTCGGAGGAGGGGGCAGCCGTGTCAtctgatgaagaggatgaagaagaacagAACCATTCTCTTGAAGGCTTTGTGGTTGACAACACACACTTCTCACAGGGACTGAATGGTACGATTTTTATTGTACCTTCAGTGGATTATATTTCAAATCTAATCTCAATCTAATTCACTGAGTTAAAGTAAGATGAAGGAATTATGCCatactattacattttctgtttgtgtccgTCTATGACAGACTCAGAAATGCAATGTGTCTACCTGAAGTCAGTGAAAAGCCCTGCAGTCCAGGGAAAGTTCAAAATGTCCTACAGAAATCATCACAACATGGACATATTTTCTCAGGTATATagtatattttattcctatcttttttttttactcagtgtaaataaaaaatacaaagtggTTTAGTTAACTTTTAGTCTAATTGTTGACTCCAGTCCATGTTTTCAATGTTGGCTCCCAGGTGCCTGAGATGGATGAAACATATGCTGAGGATAGCTTTGTGGTGGGAAGCGAGGTAGAAGAGGTGGGGAGCAGTGAAGAGGAAGCTGAAGACATTGAAGACATGCCCGAGGACTCGTATGTGGAGGGGCGGAGGCAGTATGCCACCAGACGGCGTGTTTTCCTGCACAAAGCCAGAGTCGGGGCCGGAGGTAAGCCTACAGCTGGATCTGCACCAGAGCAGAGAGCTGGGGTGAAAACCAAGCTTGCCCGTGTCATACGCATTGATGATTCTAgtgaggaggagacagaggaagttggcaaaaagaaaagtcacacAACAGGAGGGGGTGTAGGTGTTCCCTTGTGGCCAAAAGCGGTACAGCCGAAGCCCAgcaggctgcagcagcagaaaccCACTGCCTCATTGTCTTCATCCATAGCATCCAAGGTCTCATTGCTGAGCAGGGCACAGAGGTGCTCAGTGAGTGAGGACCAGGAAAAGGAGAGGTAAAGAAATTCTCATATtgtggcacacaaacacaaacaaccacaTCAACCACTAGACCCActatccttttctttctccaaaggTGTCGCCAAAGGTTAGAAAATCAGCATTTGCTCTCTGATGAACTAGACTTTGCTGAGTCAGAGTTGCTGTTATCCTGCAAGAAACAACCCCAGGTACGAGCAAAGAGGACACATGTACATTCCTGTCCAAAGGGTCATACTGTATCAGTAAAAGTAAGACGTAGAAAGAATGGACGCTGGGTTGTTAAACAAGATACATGGTCCCATAAACATACATGTAAGACAGTTAATCTTTGAATAAACTACATTGAGGTTTTCCTCTAGGTCCAGGCACTCCCTGCCACCTCCTCGGTTCCACAGACGTCCTCCGCACAGGATTCATCAATCCGTGAGCCCCCGGCTCCATCCAGGCCTGTTTGCATCCTGGTGGACAGTCGCTGCATCAGTAGTGGAGTGGAGCTGATGACCAGCCTCCGTCAGCGCCACGCAGCCACTGTTCACATTTGCTCACTGGACGGCAGCTACTTCATTGTCAGCAACCGCATGGCAGTGGATAGGCTCAGCCAATCAGACCTGGCCGCGATGCAGAACCGGAAGCGCTTGGCGGAAAGATTGAACAGCTTGCAAGGATTGTTTGAGCGCGTTTGTCTGATAGTGGAGAAGGACCGAACCAAGCCAGGTTAGTCAGTCTGTTGATTTGATGACTTAATAACGAGGTCAATTTAGTTGAAGAAGTTTTCACtacaatttaatttactttgttCTTTATGATAATTGTCACGGTCACAGGCGAGGCGTCCCGTCCGTTTCAGAGGACACGTCACTACGACAGCACTTTGACAGCACTGGTGCGTACCGGGGTGCGCTTGCTGTGGAGTGATGGTGCTGAAGTGAGTGCCGGCTTGCTGGCGGACCTGGCACGGCTGGAGCAGCGTAAAGGTCAGGGCATCGCTGTCCCGCTGGAGGTCAAAGGGCAGCAGAGGCAGCAGGCCCTGCAACTCTACCTGGGCCTGCCCTCCGTCAGCTACGTCCATGCCCTCAGCATGAGCCACAACTTCAGGTCAATTGCTCAACTCATAAACAGGTAAAGGAATGGTACACAAGAGCAGATAACTTCTTTCCCCTCTTGTTTAAACCGCATGACGTCTGCTCATCCCTTCTTTTGTGCATCCTGCAGCTCCATTGAAGCTATTCAGAAGGGAGGCTGTATGAGTCGATCCAGAGCCGAGGAGATCTACCGCTTCCTGCGCTACTCCTGTGACTCTTCCTTGATGAACCCATcaaaagcaggaaaaaacagCTAGCAGGCCAGAGGAGTTACATTTTAGGAAAACCATTTTCAAAtctgtttcttttcctgtttccactttctttctctgcttcctCTGTACTTCTTTGTGTACAGTCTCACCAGGGACCAGAGGATGACAGTTACTATGCTATGTATAATAACTGTTCTATCTGAAGTTGAATCTCCACAAGAGAAGCCTTCTTGCACAATAAGTTGAAGGGGAGCACCACTTAACTCAATTGGTATGTTATATAATACCATGGGTTTGATGAATACTAGACTTTTatgctgtatttaaaaaaatcatttgggTGAGAAGTGTTTCTCTTATTGTTGAGCCAATACTGTGAATTTAAGTAATCAATATGTTATATACTTGGATaacttattgtttttgtcaaaataatggATACATTTGTTAACGCTAC
It includes:
- the fancm gene encoding Fanconi anemia group M protein encodes the protein MKMSSGSNQRTLFQTWGGPVPQNKVVQPNKEDKKAAGRRRTNQSNPAQATTTQPPQSRLWAQIGQGSAASTVNPVRTEDPKPAYEDQDDDDDLMLVAVYEAEKSLHHGDANYLQYDNPVETESTGLSPIPSGGQTYPDFPGFDSSAAQVWIYPTHYPIREYQLKISEAALFQNTLVCLPTGLGKTFIASVVMYNFYRWYPSGKIVFMAPTKPLVAQQIEACYKVMGIPQAHMAELTGTTAAKHRQVVWRTKRVFFLTPQVMVNDLSRETCPAQQVKCVVIDEAHKALGNHAYSQVIRQLGSQTLQFRILALSATPGGDTKSVQSVISNLLISHIELRSEESPDIQAHSHHRSVGKVVVPLGEALSAHQVRYLQVLEKFMSRLVQNRVMAHKDLRTLSKYQIILARDQFRKNPPPCIKGPQHGMLEGTFALCITLYHGYELLMQMGLRSLFFYIQGIMDGSKDMSRSRNELQRTPALVDLYREMEAMFLKPSAGPDEPFIYGHPKLEKLEEVVLQHFRQWARSSADNNGSGPQEVSTRVMIFSSFRESVQEIAAMLNRHAPLIKVMTFMGQASGKGVKGFTQKEQLEVVFRFRQGGFNTLVSTCVGEEGLDIGDVDLIVCFDAQKSPIRLVQRMGRTGRKRQGRIVVILAEGREERTYNQSQSNKRSVDKSIISKKSTFHMYPNSPRMLPDGVNPTLHKMHITCGQFDHRESSRRSVRGRRSHSEGQASLIHPQNLIWQGRATSDGFLSSTEYNLWASTMRLDEREAHPTLKRSNFMTLPGDLPPQEEVSKSGPPSRELSLWEWRHWQHKALPTNVVDHSLRCHHFIKVMELVDSMREENEGECGYEQELIPYLHKAEAVGHVKKRQKKQKGTKTCTTTTNNKAKPSHSTLSDLECIDDERDWEKTLGKNTVSTFAEANQSRPVEHDTEAPYDIITDHPGPEAICHLLSNNNCPETDMDDEYAVINEDVVESEHTVSDKITQCITKVDEEEDVELQAMFYLPKWDSAPPPSFAKFVPGREQSLQVILANVAELLSRSPPSPTVDLESHMDAPSLPSSPQRPHQPFQVNFTLDVDDNDDDDEMISCQDDSPLRADTDKPPVVKEDSKMYHEWPHRDEQQIVSWGSKAANSPTWDEVFGEKEGNDNHEDNSRETSNYKGMNSKNDGTAEEKESCLDDVRNEEMPALTHGGGKDDSQCRAHMDVSMDLFGDDEAFLQITIPDISTPGITARTSSSAGDIANSTKKMSNASHSHTPTNPFKTMHTIGRLNTAHTDDLAHTTHITHTPHAKLITQSANTHSTAETKRTAAPSEPATGKSKTDMAITAHCKSPTIPQNTESIDSSHNYLSVNFDLGYSLEDSDEAEEEAVPAPCMLTSPQPKKQADSTASFPAVSNSSTPYSFHRQRMPPQSNGSRLSTPKLLSGQRRTEASSPLALPLVSKGGELPSPIPSQGVRRMLMPGYNGPHTPSSVPSLKRRRLEENSPPHPGECDSDSEDEVLVHKRRHQNKVKLLSSPEVSKLSSDVDSPVVVKRKRTVALNTSDEMQGEGVSDDDFQSESGFTRRATSHGAERQRVQRGKAKQPVCRKGRQFLDEEAELSEEGAAVSSDEEDEEEQNHSLEGFVVDNTHFSQGLNDSEMQCVYLKSVKSPAVQGKFKMSYRNHHNMDIFSQVPEMDETYAEDSFVVGSEVEEVGSSEEEAEDIEDMPEDSYVEGRRQYATRRRVFLHKARVGAGGKPTAGSAPEQRAGVKTKLARVIRIDDSSEEETEEVGKKKSHTTGGGVGVPLWPKAVQPKPSRLQQQKPTASLSSSIASKVSLLSRAQRCSVSEDQEKERCRQRLENQHLLSDELDFAESELLLSCKKQPQVQALPATSSVPQTSSAQDSSIREPPAPSRPVCILVDSRCISSGVELMTSLRQRHAATVHICSLDGSYFIVSNRMAVDRLSQSDLAAMQNRKRLAERLNSLQGLFERVCLIVEKDRTKPGEASRPFQRTRHYDSTLTALVRTGVRLLWSDGAEVSAGLLADLARLEQRKGQGIAVPLEVKGQQRQQALQLYLGLPSVSYVHALSMSHNFRSIAQLINSSIEAIQKGGCMSRSRAEEIYRFLRYSCDSSLMNPSKAGKNS